One Polaribacter sp. SA4-12 genomic window carries:
- a CDS encoding DUF5916 domain-containing protein, with the protein MLKKTILLLIALLSLNQLSAQDKEKRKKIKTTRVKNAPKIDGVLNDEAWKNAELITDFVVFRPSNGKPVSSEYQSIVKVIYDDDAIYISAQMKDPDPEGIPKEFSTRDNFSVADFFLVTINPNDDGQNPFEFVVQATGNQADSKVSNGNEDFDWSAVWKSAVSTDAKGWNVEMKIPYRALRFANRPIQSWGFNFHRRLEKLNEQHTWTHIDNSVGRWTQYDGLITDFRDIKPPTRLNLYPYASATANTFEGQTDFDWSVGMDIKYGLTENFTLDATLIPDFSQVGFDDVELNLGPFEQQFTEQRQFFTEGTELFNKGNLFYSRRIGSSPIDQFDIESTLSSEEEITDYPGKVTMLNAIKVSGRTKGGLGIGFFNALTEKTDATIKNTSTGKTRKEVIDPFTNYNILVLDQQFNQNSTVTLINTNVTRDGRFRDANVTALDWHIETKDSKYNADGSVRMSNISDDVNNPNTGYTFDNSFGYNSGHWNWEIGYNFENKDFNPNDFGILFSNNEQTIYGSAGWRTLQPTKKFNNYSFNFYNQLNFQHYSGVYTGYNSGLNFNAQTKERFSFGGNYNYGTESKDFFEPRQGSTSGIYFLQPERTNINGWISTNSQKKLELNVNGYYTGYSDNPKSSYGFSIAPRYRFTNQFSLRYRLNYNKTKNDQGFVDEEGSNIVFGMRDRKNYTNTISGKYNFSTNSSLSLSFRHYWGSVNYNGYHNLNSEGNLDPNTTYTGDNVNFNSWNLDLNYIWQFAPGSQLIAFYRNSIFNEDTKSDLNFFKNLDNLFDQSQRHTFSVRLVYFIDYNKLKNIF; encoded by the coding sequence ATGTTAAAAAAAACCATTTTACTACTGATTGCTTTACTATCACTCAATCAGTTATCAGCACAAGATAAAGAAAAACGAAAAAAAATTAAAACTACAAGAGTAAAAAATGCGCCTAAAATAGATGGTGTATTAAATGATGAAGCATGGAAAAATGCTGAATTAATTACAGATTTTGTGGTTTTTAGACCTAGTAATGGCAAACCAGTTTCTTCAGAATACCAATCTATTGTTAAAGTTATTTATGATGATGATGCTATTTATATCTCTGCTCAAATGAAGGATCCTGATCCTGAAGGAATCCCTAAAGAGTTCTCTACAAGAGATAATTTTAGTGTTGCAGATTTCTTTTTGGTAACTATAAACCCAAATGACGATGGTCAAAATCCATTTGAATTTGTTGTTCAAGCTACGGGAAATCAAGCAGATTCTAAAGTTTCTAATGGAAATGAAGATTTTGATTGGAGTGCCGTTTGGAAAAGTGCTGTTTCTACGGATGCTAAAGGCTGGAATGTAGAAATGAAAATTCCTTACAGAGCTTTACGTTTTGCTAATAGACCTATACAGTCTTGGGGATTTAACTTTCACAGAAGATTAGAAAAATTAAACGAACAACACACTTGGACACACATTGATAATTCTGTTGGACGCTGGACACAATATGATGGTTTAATTACAGACTTTAGAGATATTAAACCTCCTACAAGGTTAAACTTATATCCTTATGCATCTGCAACTGCAAATACTTTTGAAGGACAAACCGATTTTGATTGGAGTGTTGGTATGGATATAAAATATGGTTTAACAGAAAATTTTACGCTAGATGCAACTCTAATTCCAGACTTTAGTCAAGTTGGTTTTGATGATGTAGAATTAAACCTAGGTCCATTTGAACAACAATTTACTGAACAACGACAGTTTTTTACTGAAGGAACAGAGCTTTTTAACAAAGGAAACCTATTTTATTCAAGAAGAATTGGGAGCTCTCCTATTGATCAATTTGATATTGAAAGTACATTATCTTCAGAAGAAGAAATTACAGATTACCCAGGCAAAGTAACAATGTTAAATGCTATAAAAGTTTCAGGAAGAACCAAAGGCGGTTTAGGAATTGGTTTTTTTAATGCTCTTACCGAAAAAACGGACGCTACTATAAAAAACACTTCAACTGGTAAAACTAGAAAAGAAGTTATAGATCCTTTTACAAATTATAACATATTGGTATTAGATCAACAATTTAACCAAAACTCTACAGTAACGTTAATCAATACAAATGTTACTAGAGATGGGAGATTTAGAGACGCAAATGTAACCGCTTTAGATTGGCATATAGAAACGAAAGACAGTAAATACAATGCAGATGGCTCTGTTAGAATGAGTAACATTTCTGATGATGTAAACAACCCAAATACTGGTTATACTTTTGATAATAGCTTTGGATATAATTCTGGACATTGGAATTGGGAAATTGGTTACAATTTTGAAAACAAGGATTTTAATCCTAATGATTTTGGAATTCTATTTAGTAACAATGAACAAACAATTTATGGAAGTGCTGGCTGGAGAACTTTACAACCAACAAAAAAGTTTAACAACTATAGTTTTAACTTTTATAACCAATTAAATTTTCAGCATTATTCTGGCGTTTACACAGGTTATAATTCTGGTTTAAACTTTAATGCACAAACAAAAGAACGATTTTCTTTTGGAGGTAATTATAATTACGGTACAGAGAGTAAAGATTTTTTTGAGCCAAGACAAGGATCTACAAGCGGAATCTATTTTTTACAACCTGAAAGAACAAACATAAATGGTTGGATATCCACAAATTCACAAAAGAAATTAGAATTAAATGTAAACGGATATTACACAGGTTACAGTGACAATCCAAAATCTAGCTACGGTTTTAGTATTGCTCCTCGTTATCGTTTTACAAATCAATTTTCTTTGAGATATAGATTAAATTATAATAAAACAAAGAACGATCAAGGTTTTGTAGATGAAGAAGGATCAAATATCGTTTTTGGTATGAGAGATAGAAAAAACTACACAAATACCATTTCTGGAAAATATAATTTTAGTACAAACTCATCATTATCTTTAAGTTTTAGACACTATTGGGGATCTGTAAATTATAATGGATATCACAATTTAAATTCTGAAGGAAATTTAGACCCAAACACAACTTATACTGGTGACAACGTAAACTTTAATAGTTGGAATTTAGATTTAAACTATATCTGGCAATTTGCTCCTGGAAGTCAATTAATTGCTTTTTACAGAAATTCAATTTTTAATGAAGACACAAAGTCTGATTTAAATTTCTTCAAAAATTTAGATAATTTATTCGATCAATCACAAAGACACACTTTTTCTGTTAGATTGGTTTATTTTATTGATTACAATAAGCTTAAAAATATCTTTTAA
- a CDS encoding ABC transporter ATP-binding protein, whose protein sequence is MIIGKNIHKYYGDVEVLKGVDLHIKKGEIVAIVGPSGAGKTTLLQILGTLDKPLKEENFELKLNNVSLKNLADKELSIFRNKHIGFIFQFHQLLPEFTALENVCIPAFIAKKGKQETEEKAKKILNFLGLSHRIDHKPNELSGGEQQRVAVARALINDPSVILADEPSGNLDSESAKNLHELFFKLRDEFGQTFVLITHNEELANMADRKLTMKDGKII, encoded by the coding sequence ATGATAATTGGTAAAAACATTCACAAATATTACGGGGATGTAGAAGTTTTAAAAGGAGTAGATTTACATATAAAAAAAGGAGAAATTGTTGCTATTGTTGGTCCTTCTGGAGCAGGAAAAACAACTTTACTTCAAATTTTAGGTACTTTAGATAAACCTTTAAAAGAAGAAAACTTCGAATTAAAACTAAACAACGTTTCTCTTAAAAATCTAGCTGACAAAGAATTATCTATTTTTAGAAACAAGCATATTGGTTTTATTTTTCAATTTCATCAATTGTTACCAGAATTTACCGCTTTAGAAAACGTATGTATTCCTGCTTTTATCGCAAAAAAAGGAAAACAAGAAACAGAAGAAAAAGCAAAAAAGATTCTTAACTTTTTAGGATTATCACACAGAATAGATCACAAACCAAACGAATTATCTGGTGGAGAGCAACAAAGAGTTGCGGTTGCAAGAGCGTTAATTAACGATCCTTCTGTTATTTTAGCAGATGAACCAAGTGGAAATTTAGATAGTGAATCTGCAAAAAACTTACACGAACTATTTTTTAAACTTCGTGATGAATTTGGACAAACCTTTGTACTCATTACTCATAATGAAGAATTGGCAAATATGGCAGACAGAAAACTGACCATGAAAGATGGAAAAATAATTTAA
- a CDS encoding CPBP family intramembrane glutamic endopeptidase — protein MKEIFLNLVAYLKNPVLEKDTNTDLKYRFKIFFQILVIGILTGFIITPIFALIQELDLVNMENHKLADQFKEMGIPLMLLIGAIVVPAIEEAIFRGPITLFKKPKSFKIAFYFFALIFGFVHLSNFEFTTNVLLLSPILVLPQILLGGYLGYIRVRFGLQWSILLHGTYNCFFLLISTLIEF, from the coding sequence ATGAAAGAAATATTCCTAAACCTTGTCGCATACTTAAAAAATCCAGTTTTAGAAAAAGACACAAATACAGATCTAAAATATCGATTTAAAATATTTTTTCAGATTCTTGTAATTGGTATTTTAACCGGATTTATTATAACTCCCATTTTTGCACTTATTCAAGAATTAGATTTGGTAAATATGGAAAACCATAAGCTAGCAGATCAATTTAAAGAAATGGGAATTCCTCTAATGCTATTAATAGGAGCAATTGTTGTTCCTGCTATTGAAGAAGCAATCTTTAGAGGACCAATAACACTCTTTAAAAAGCCTAAGTCTTTTAAAATTGCTTTTTACTTTTTTGCTTTAATCTTTGGATTTGTACATCTTTCAAATTTTGAATTCACAACAAATGTCTTATTATTATCACCTATACTAGTACTTCCTCAAATACTTTTAGGAGGCTATTTGGGCTATATAAGAGTTCGTTTTGGCTTACAATGGTCTATACTTTTACATGGAACATACAACTGTTTTTTCTTATTAATAAGTACTTTAATAGAGTTTTAA
- a CDS encoding TIGR02757 family protein — translation MNKSELKEFLDEKVILYNNPKFIESDPIQIPHLFSKKEDIEIAAFLTATISWGNRTMIIRNASKMMALFDNAPHDFVLNHQESDLKSLEGFVHRTFNAIDLQQFIKSLQHIYNNHQGLENVLSIKDNATTYKDAIHHLKQVFFEVSHQQRTQKHISDPLKNSAAKRINMFLRWMVRNDNAGVDFGLWQTHKAANLSCPLDVHSGNVARKLKLLLRKQNDWKALSELDNNLRKLDKNDPVKYDFALFGLGVFEKF, via the coding sequence ATGAATAAATCTGAGCTTAAAGAATTTTTAGATGAAAAGGTTATTCTATATAACAATCCTAAGTTTATTGAGTCTGATCCTATTCAAATTCCACATTTATTTTCTAAAAAAGAAGATATTGAAATTGCTGCATTTTTAACAGCAACCATTTCTTGGGGAAATAGAACGATGATTATAAGAAACGCCTCTAAAATGATGGCTTTGTTTGATAATGCTCCTCATGATTTTGTTTTAAACCATCAAGAAAGCGATTTAAAATCTTTAGAAGGCTTTGTTCACAGAACCTTTAACGCCATCGATTTACAACAGTTTATAAAATCATTACAACACATCTATAACAATCACCAAGGCTTAGAAAATGTATTATCTATTAAAGATAATGCTACAACCTATAAAGATGCAATTCATCACTTGAAACAAGTGTTTTTTGAAGTTTCTCATCAACAAAGAACTCAAAAGCATATTTCTGATCCATTAAAAAATTCTGCTGCAAAACGTATAAATATGTTTTTACGTTGGATGGTTAGAAACGATAATGCAGGAGTTGATTTTGGACTTTGGCAAACACACAAGGCAGCCAACTTATCTTGTCCTTTAGATGTACATTCTGGCAACGTAGCAAGAAAGTTAAAACTACTTTTAAGAAAACAAAATGACTGGAAAGCACTTTCTGAATTAGATAACAACTTACGAAAGTTAGACAAAAACGATCCTGTAAAATACGATTTTGCATTATTTGGTTTGGGTGTTTTCGAAAAGTTTTAA
- a CDS encoding BatA domain-containing protein, with amino-acid sequence MQFKNPAVLYFLALLIIPILVHLFQLQKFVKVPFSNVAFLQKLVQQTRKSSRIKKWLILATRLLLFTAIILAFSQPYFSDKKSNLKQHNFIYLDNSLSTNTTGEKGNLLQIAAQEIIENVSEKDVYSLQTNSDFYDEITKTELKNVLLDIKETSKKIELPTVLLKFQSKLENKTNDLSKVILVSDFQNTYINMFTNVTPPFSAIKLASSTKTNISIDSVFISNSNATNFILNVLVKNQGEAKNNIPIAIYNDSKLISKLSSSFEKDTQKTIQFKIQNQKEFKGKIAINFNDTFPFDNVFYFTLKNDQKINVLSIGKDVDFLSKIYNKKEFNFTQSTVQNTNYNSISKQQLIILNEVENISEIVSKKIIEFSKNGGNLVIIPNEKLDINSYNSLLKNLNAGKIQPKKIDTLKITNINYTHPLFQNVFSKKVTNFQYPTVQSHFPISSKNASNIVSFENNTSFISQIKNAKSSIYWISSSLDRKNSNFINSPLIVPVFYNFGKLSFKHAQLFYRIDAENKIDIKTNIDKDKVLRIVNSENSFIPLQQKFQNKVSLTSKIQPLKAGIYSVLKDTDTIQQLAYNYQKEESLLNFLDLNELKKSNKKITISNSIANTFKEINKKNEVHWLWKWFLSLAIVSLLLEILILKFYKP; translated from the coding sequence ATGCAGTTTAAAAACCCAGCAGTTTTATACTTTTTAGCACTACTAATTATTCCTATTTTAGTGCATCTTTTTCAATTACAAAAGTTTGTAAAAGTCCCTTTTTCAAACGTTGCATTTTTACAAAAATTAGTGCAACAAACACGTAAAAGTTCCCGCATAAAAAAGTGGTTAATTTTAGCCACAAGGTTACTATTATTTACAGCGATAATTCTTGCCTTTTCACAACCTTATTTTAGCGATAAAAAATCTAATTTAAAACAGCATAACTTTATCTATTTAGATAATTCTTTAAGCACAAATACAACAGGTGAAAAGGGAAATTTGTTACAAATAGCAGCTCAAGAAATTATAGAAAATGTTTCAGAAAAAGATGTATATTCGCTACAGACAAATTCAGATTTCTACGATGAAATTACAAAAACTGAACTTAAAAATGTACTACTAGACATTAAAGAAACTTCAAAAAAAATAGAATTACCCACAGTTTTATTGAAATTTCAGTCAAAATTAGAGAATAAAACCAACGATTTAAGTAAAGTTATTTTAGTATCTGATTTTCAGAACACTTACATAAATATGTTTACAAATGTAACACCCCCTTTTTCAGCCATAAAACTAGCATCTTCAACAAAAACAAACATTTCTATAGACAGTGTTTTTATCAGTAATTCTAACGCAACTAATTTTATACTTAACGTCCTTGTAAAAAATCAAGGCGAAGCAAAAAACAACATTCCTATTGCTATTTACAACGACTCAAAACTAATTAGCAAGCTCTCCTCCTCTTTTGAAAAAGATACTCAAAAAACGATTCAATTTAAAATTCAAAACCAAAAAGAATTTAAAGGAAAAATAGCCATCAATTTTAACGACACTTTTCCTTTTGACAACGTGTTTTATTTCACCTTAAAAAACGATCAAAAAATCAATGTTTTATCCATAGGAAAAGACGTAGATTTTCTTTCTAAAATTTACAATAAAAAGGAATTTAATTTTACACAATCTACCGTTCAAAATACCAACTATAATAGTATATCAAAACAACAATTAATTATACTAAATGAAGTTGAAAATATTTCTGAAATTGTATCAAAAAAAATTATTGAGTTTTCTAAAAACGGTGGAAATTTAGTTATTATTCCAAATGAAAAACTAGATATCAACTCCTACAATTCTTTACTTAAAAATTTAAATGCAGGTAAAATTCAACCTAAAAAAATTGATACTTTAAAAATTACAAATATCAATTACACCCATCCATTATTTCAAAATGTATTTTCTAAAAAAGTAACCAACTTTCAATATCCAACTGTTCAGAGCCACTTCCCTATTTCATCTAAAAACGCAAGCAATATTGTTTCGTTTGAAAACAACACTTCATTTATATCTCAAATTAAGAACGCTAAGAGCAGCATTTATTGGATCTCAAGTTCTTTAGACAGAAAAAATAGTAACTTCATTAATTCACCTTTAATTGTACCCGTTTTTTATAATTTTGGTAAATTAAGCTTTAAACACGCACAACTTTTCTATAGAATTGATGCTGAAAATAAGATTGATATTAAAACAAATATTGATAAAGACAAGGTTTTAAGAATCGTAAATTCAGAAAACTCTTTCATTCCTTTACAACAGAAATTTCAAAACAAAGTTAGTCTTACTTCAAAAATTCAACCTTTAAAAGCAGGAATTTACTCTGTTCTAAAAGACACAGATACAATTCAACAATTAGCATATAATTACCAAAAAGAAGAAAGTTTATTAAACTTTCTAGATTTAAACGAACTAAAAAAATCGAACAAAAAAATTACTATTTCTAACTCTATTGCTAACACTTTTAAAGAAATCAACAAAAAAAATGAAGTTCATTGGCTTTGGAAATGGTTTTTATCATTGGCAATTGTATCTTTGCTTTTAGAAATTTTGATATTAAAATTCTATAAACCATGA
- a CDS encoding dihydroorotase yields MTTLIKSATIIDSSSPYHNQQKDILITNGIIGKIADSITTEDNYQVVELDNLHVSCGWFDTSVSFGEPGFEERETIKNGLNVAAKSGFTSVAVNANSNPVIDNKSAVEFLIHKSNGFATNLYPIAALTQKSKGVDMAELYDMQQSGAIAFSDYKKPIENDNLMKVALLYAQNFDGLVFSFPKNNSIAGEGIANEGINSTKLGLKGNPALAEHIQIARDIYLLEYTGGKLHIPTISSAKSVDLIKEAKKKGLQVTCSVSTHHLTLTDDELHGFDSNFKTNPPLRTVADIKALQKGIKSGVIDIITSDHNPIDIEHKKVEFSEAKDGTIGLESAFGAINSVLNLEDFIENITTKPRTIFGIENYTIQENNKAEITLFNPENNYTFTKKDILSTSKNSAFLNKNLKGKAYGIYANNQLIIN; encoded by the coding sequence ATGACTACGCTTATAAAATCGGCAACGATTATAGACTCTTCAAGCCCATATCATAATCAACAAAAAGACATTTTAATTACCAACGGAATTATTGGTAAAATCGCTGATTCCATTACAACAGAAGACAATTATCAAGTTGTAGAACTAGATAATTTACACGTTTCTTGTGGTTGGTTTGATACGAGTGTTTCTTTTGGAGAACCAGGTTTTGAAGAAAGAGAAACTATTAAAAACGGATTAAATGTTGCTGCAAAAAGCGGTTTTACATCCGTAGCTGTAAATGCAAACTCAAATCCTGTAATTGACAATAAGTCTGCAGTTGAGTTTTTAATTCATAAATCTAACGGATTTGCTACAAACTTATATCCTATTGCTGCTTTAACACAAAAAAGCAAAGGTGTAGACATGGCAGAATTGTATGATATGCAACAATCTGGCGCAATTGCTTTTAGTGATTACAAAAAACCAATTGAAAATGACAACTTAATGAAAGTTGCTCTTTTATATGCTCAGAACTTTGATGGTTTGGTATTTAGTTTTCCTAAAAACAACTCAATTGCTGGTGAAGGAATTGCAAATGAAGGAATTAACAGTACAAAATTAGGGCTCAAAGGAAATCCTGCTTTAGCAGAACACATACAAATTGCTAGAGACATCTATTTATTAGAATATACTGGCGGAAAACTACACATTCCGACTATTTCTTCGGCAAAATCTGTTGACTTAATTAAAGAAGCTAAAAAGAAAGGTTTGCAAGTAACTTGTAGCGTTTCTACACATCATTTAACATTGACTGATGATGAATTACATGGTTTTGACAGTAATTTTAAAACAAACCCACCTTTAAGAACTGTTGCTGACATAAAAGCCTTGCAAAAAGGAATTAAATCTGGCGTTATAGATATTATTACATCAGACCACAACCCTATTGATATAGAACATAAAAAAGTAGAATTTAGCGAAGCAAAAGACGGAACTATTGGTTTAGAAAGTGCTTTTGGAGCAATAAATTCAGTTTTAAATTTAGAAGATTTCATAGAAAATATAACCACTAAACCTAGAACAATTTTCGGAATAGAAAATTATACTATCCAAGAAAACAATAAAGCAGAAATCACTTTATTCAATCCGGAAAACAACTACACTTTTACAAAGAAAGATATTTTATCAACATCAAAAAACAGTGCTTTTTTAAATAAAAATTTAAAAGGAAAAGCATATGGAATTTACGCTAACAACCAATTAATCATAAATTAA
- a CDS encoding DUF4870 domain-containing protein, whose translation MENQTVNDGKTMAIISYITIVGTLIAFISNNNTKNSFTSFHIRQMIGLNVLYFTNQWIIYKFIGSTAGWAFGIVIFVLWIIGIIGAVKGEEKRVPVIGDQFQDWFKNI comes from the coding sequence ATGGAAAATCAAACTGTAAACGATGGAAAAACAATGGCAATTATTAGCTATATAACTATCGTTGGAACCTTAATTGCATTCATATCAAACAATAACACAAAAAACAGTTTTACTAGTTTTCATATTAGGCAAATGATTGGTTTAAACGTACTATACTTTACAAACCAATGGATAATCTATAAATTTATTGGTTCTACAGCTGGTTGGGCTTTTGGTATTGTCATTTTTGTTCTTTGGATTATTGGAATCATTGGAGCTGTTAAAGGAGAAGAGAAAAGAGTACCAGTAATTGGAGATCAATTTCAAGATTGGTTTAAAAATATATAG
- a CDS encoding alpha/beta hydrolase: MSNLQYLVRQPVTAVENPPLLILLHGYGSNEQDLFSFAEELPDEFLIISAQAPLPMGGGSYAWYSINFDDINGKFSDLVQAKESIDKIAVFIDEIKEKYKTDPEKTFLLGFSQGAILSYSLSFFYPNKVQNVIALSGYVNAELLPETISKDIKTEYYGSHGSVDQVLPVEWARKNKPFLENLGLNYEYSEYPVGHGVAPQNFYSFRKWIQERL, from the coding sequence ATGAGCAATTTACAGTACCTAGTAAGACAACCAGTAACAGCTGTTGAAAACCCACCTTTATTAATTTTATTACATGGTTATGGTAGTAATGAACAAGATTTATTTTCTTTTGCAGAAGAATTACCAGACGAATTTTTAATTATTAGCGCACAAGCACCTTTACCAATGGGAGGTGGAAGTTATGCTTGGTATTCTATTAATTTTGATGACATAAACGGTAAATTTTCAGACTTAGTACAAGCAAAAGAATCTATTGATAAAATAGCTGTTTTTATTGATGAAATAAAAGAAAAATACAAGACAGACCCTGAAAAAACGTTTTTACTAGGTTTTAGTCAAGGTGCAATTTTAAGCTACTCTTTAAGCTTCTTTTACCCGAATAAAGTACAAAATGTAATTGCTTTAAGCGGTTATGTAAATGCTGAATTATTACCAGAAACTATTTCTAAAGATATTAAAACGGAATATTATGGTTCTCATGGTTCTGTAGATCAAGTTTTACCTGTAGAATGGGCTAGAAAAAACAAACCTTTTCTAGAAAATTTAGGACTTAACTACGAGTATTCTGAATACCCAGTTGGTCATGGAGTTGCTCCACAAAACTTTTATAGTTTTAGAAAATGGATTCAAGAACGTTTGTAG
- a CDS encoding abortive infection family protein: MADLNRSEKLKLEKFFEMEGGYVLDFSNRTLSNFVFETLNLELYSDNYSDFGDSKANRLRAIWHKEKNYTVGKLISEMLDYWKDKKLMSYGEITQPEQNLFDECQKIAGKLLEDTIIEEIGVIKEVSDDRDFSLLAKSIRESIDKNEPEVALDRLHTYVMKFIRQLCKNHKVEIKKEESLNAIFGKYVKFIVANEKIESQMTERILKYSIHVLEAFNDIRNNRSFAHDNQILNYSESVLIFNNVTNSIKFIETIEKTIEQENKKEETKTVNWEELPF, from the coding sequence ATGGCAGACCTAAATAGAAGTGAAAAGTTGAAATTAGAAAAGTTCTTTGAAATGGAAGGCGGTTATGTACTTGATTTTTCAAATAGGACTTTAAGTAATTTTGTTTTTGAAACATTGAATTTAGAATTATATTCAGATAATTACTCTGATTTTGGAGATTCTAAAGCCAACAGACTAAGAGCAATTTGGCATAAAGAAAAAAACTATACAGTAGGAAAATTAATCTCTGAAATGCTAGATTATTGGAAGGACAAAAAACTTATGTCTTATGGAGAAATAACTCAACCTGAGCAAAATCTATTTGACGAGTGTCAAAAAATAGCAGGAAAACTATTAGAGGACACAATTATTGAAGAAATTGGCGTAATTAAAGAAGTTTCTGATGATAGAGACTTTAGCTTACTAGCTAAATCTATCCGAGAAAGTATAGATAAAAATGAACCTGAAGTTGCTTTAGATAGATTGCATACATATGTAATGAAATTTATCCGACAATTATGTAAAAACCATAAGGTTGAAATTAAAAAAGAAGAATCACTAAATGCTATATTTGGTAAATATGTAAAGTTCATTGTAGCAAATGAGAAAATCGAATCTCAAATGACTGAAAGAATTTTAAAATATTCTATCCACGTCTTAGAAGCATTTAATGACATTAGAAACAATAGAAGTTTTGCTCACGACAATCAAATTTTGAATTATTCTGAAAGTGTTTTAATATTTAATAATGTTACTAACTCGATAAAATTTATTGAAACCATTGAAAAGACAATAGAACAAGAAAATAAAAAAGAAGAAACAAAAACGGTTAATTGGGAAGAATTACCGTTCTAA
- a CDS encoding T9SS type A sorting domain-containing protein: MYVDDFELIIGNTTAENILLEYAQANNIETLLLYGLHIFNANNNLSNTETNYVLANFIYKAKTIYGVISVGATAENGNFFTNTIDTYNNSRSDPLEKFDIYNLEFEYWSNYATGPGGYYCNTYLTPNNLPCTIEGAFEFYISVLQTIKNLAINNSHPITTEAYVGWPTETEASTIGANLDRVRIHAYVSNPNSAFSYLENRLIDFANGNPDIDVSIIFSSEPEFMSDWLSSNSIIAAENIFIDDWRNASSIWANNINLIDFTYFTYTDLKDTDTTLSTNIQEVKEVVSVFPNPMQNTLSVRSIAPIKNIRAYDVLGKLVLETKERNINVNNLSAGIYFFQIHTEKGMKIIKTVKE; encoded by the coding sequence ATGTATGTTGATGATTTCGAATTAATAATAGGTAATACTACTGCCGAAAATATATTGTTAGAATATGCTCAAGCTAATAATATTGAGACGTTATTGCTATATGGTCTTCATATTTTTAACGCCAATAACAACCTCTCAAATACTGAGACAAATTATGTTTTAGCAAATTTTATATATAAGGCTAAAACCATTTATGGTGTTATATCGGTTGGAGCAACTGCCGAAAACGGAAATTTTTTCACCAATACAATTGACACTTATAATAATAGCAGAAGTGATCCTTTAGAAAAATTTGATATCTATAATTTAGAATTTGAATATTGGAGCAACTATGCAACTGGTCCAGGCGGTTATTATTGTAATACTTATTTAACACCAAATAACCTTCCATGCACCATAGAAGGAGCCTTTGAGTTTTATATTTCTGTTTTACAAACAATTAAAAATTTAGCTATCAATAATTCCCATCCAATAACTACAGAAGCATATGTAGGTTGGCCAACCGAAACAGAAGCAAGTACAATAGGCGCCAATTTAGACAGAGTTCGAATACACGCATATGTAAGTAACCCAAATTCTGCTTTTAGTTATTTAGAAAATAGACTTATAGATTTTGCAAATGGAAACCCAGATATAGATGTCTCCATTATTTTTTCATCCGAACCTGAATTTATGAGTGATTGGCTAAGTAGTAACTCAATAATCGCTGCTGAAAATATTTTTATCGATGATTGGAGGAATGCATCATCTATTTGGGCAAATAACATCAATTTAATTGATTTTACATATTTCACTTATACCGATCTCAAAGATACAGATACAACCCTATCAACTAACATTCAAGAAGTAAAAGAAGTAGTAAGTGTCTTTCCTAATCCTATGCAGAATACACTCTCAGTTCGAAGTATTGCTCCAATAAAAAACATTAGAGCTTACGATGTCTTGGGCAAACTTGTTCTTGAAACAAAAGAAAGAAACATTAATGTTAATAATCTATCTGCAGGAATTTATTTTTTTCAAATCCATACAGAGAAAGGAATGAAAATAATTAAAACAGTAAAAGAATAA